The proteins below come from a single Cylindrospermopsis raciborskii Cr2010 genomic window:
- a CDS encoding phosphoglucomutase/phosphomannomutase family protein yields MSNPSNSGKIKFGTDGWRGIIADDFTFSNVRKVTRAIAAYLETAYDKSRPVLIAYDTRFLADEFARTSGAVLADLGWNVKITVRDCPTPVIAYNAKHLNSAGALMFTASHNPAPYCGIKYIPDYAGPATPEITDTIVANIETASDELPGSNPSGTISTFDPKPAYLDFIYKLLDVEKIRSANLKVKYDALYSTSRGYLDEVLQYCGTQLESFHTWRDVLFGGGMPEPKGDQLVELVEAVKNDKADLGLATDGDSDRFGIVDELGNVLTPNTVLLVLARHLIKNKGKSGAIVRTVATTHLLDNFAAKYGLPIYETAVGFKYIGEKMRETTVLIGGEESGGLSVIGHIPEKDGVLADMLVAEAIAYEGKPLSQLVQEAIAEADGPLYNNRLDLHLTEAHKNAVIKSYTQNPPSQVAGISVKEVGRKDGIKLYLAEGSWILLRPSGTEPLVRVYIETNSPEKLGEIAKTMEAEIAQLA; encoded by the coding sequence ATGAGTAATCCTAGCAATTCTGGTAAAATCAAATTTGGTACAGACGGATGGCGGGGAATTATTGCCGATGATTTTACCTTTTCTAATGTTAGAAAAGTAACTAGAGCAATAGCAGCCTATCTGGAAACTGCCTACGATAAGAGTAGACCTGTTTTAATCGCCTACGACACAAGATTTCTCGCTGATGAGTTTGCCAGAACCTCCGGAGCAGTCTTGGCCGATTTAGGTTGGAATGTGAAAATTACCGTTCGAGACTGTCCAACACCAGTCATAGCTTACAATGCAAAACATCTGAATTCCGCAGGTGCTTTGATGTTTACCGCTAGTCATAATCCAGCTCCCTATTGTGGAATTAAATACATACCAGATTATGCAGGTCCAGCTACCCCAGAAATTACGGATACGATTGTCGCCAATATAGAAACGGCATCGGACGAATTACCGGGATCTAATCCATCAGGCACAATTTCCACCTTTGATCCTAAACCTGCTTACCTTGATTTCATCTACAAATTACTGGACGTAGAAAAAATTAGGAGTGCCAATTTAAAGGTTAAATATGATGCCCTGTATTCCACATCCCGTGGTTATTTAGACGAGGTATTGCAGTATTGTGGAACCCAACTGGAAAGTTTCCACACCTGGAGAGATGTGTTATTTGGCGGGGGTATGCCAGAACCTAAAGGTGACCAACTGGTAGAACTAGTGGAAGCTGTTAAAAACGACAAAGCTGATTTAGGTTTAGCAACGGATGGTGATAGCGATCGCTTTGGGATTGTAGATGAGCTGGGTAACGTGCTGACCCCCAATACAGTATTATTGGTTTTAGCCAGACATTTAATCAAAAACAAAGGTAAAAGTGGTGCCATAGTGCGAACCGTAGCGACTACCCACCTATTAGATAATTTTGCAGCCAAATATGGTTTGCCAATTTATGAAACCGCTGTGGGTTTTAAGTACATAGGCGAAAAAATGCGGGAAACCACCGTGTTAATTGGAGGTGAAGAGTCCGGTGGTTTAAGTGTGATTGGGCATATTCCGGAAAAGGATGGTGTATTAGCTGATATGCTAGTAGCAGAAGCTATAGCATACGAGGGTAAACCATTAAGTCAATTAGTTCAGGAAGCCATAGCAGAAGCGGATGGACCGCTATACAACAACCGCTTAGACTTACACCTAACGGAAGCTCACAAAAATGCTGTAATTAAATCCTACACCCAAAATCCCCCTTCCCAAGTAGCTGGTATTAGCGTTAAGGAAGTAGGTAGAAAGGATGGAATTAAACTGTATTTAGCAGAGGGTAGTTGGATCCTATTGCGTCCATCAGGTACAGAACCCCTGGTCAGAGTTTATATAGAAACCAACTCCCCAGAAAAACTGGGTGAGATTGCTAAGACCATGGAAGCAGAAATTGCTCAGTTAGCATAG
- a CDS encoding transglutaminase domain-containing protein, giving the protein MSLILPNFNVSQMFGQKTIRPVTAATIYGIAFIKDQLLAIDSLKGHLLQIDPVSDNSKILNPHQVKEFTDVTGLAVWEDTLWVTRGNSVYLCKLNSLGLEHFATLPYNADGIAVWDATVYISCQRMGYILIFDRDTRKEITRFYAPGVGKQNLAVSQETLWICDRTEQTVYSMDRATGEVRFSVLTPFASPTGIAIYHQDHTDKDILYVSYSLEEPYIRDNPNADPNHELTYRDVTFIHPLHYHYDSDKRYGLSNGYLVEMSYVEEIAPLEEVYLTDIEWRIALPSETERQKVKQVEPIGLPFTEEVISGQRIAVFKFDTLVPGERHIFGWKALLEVRGIKYRITPKDTEEIPEPTLELQTRYLVDDDDLAMNTVIVRRAAHEAVGSETNLLRKMYSIRNYVYDELSYGIKPHIDTPDIVLDRGVGSCGEYVGVLLALCRLNGIPCRTVGRYKCPPYPELKGVPLQPDFNHVWLEFYIPNFGWLPMESNPDDIGDYGPYPTRFFMGLCWYHIEIGKGVSFETISSNGQRLTKEELSIGELAINHIRFTILKELPPIEFSEHKDQEENVSPNGMV; this is encoded by the coding sequence ATGAGTTTGATACTCCCTAATTTCAATGTTAGCCAGATGTTTGGGCAAAAAACAATTCGACCAGTGACTGCTGCTACCATCTATGGTATCGCTTTTATTAAAGATCAACTCCTTGCCATTGACTCCCTCAAGGGACATTTACTCCAAATTGACCCGGTTTCCGACAATAGTAAAATTCTCAATCCTCACCAGGTAAAAGAATTTACTGATGTCACCGGTTTAGCAGTTTGGGAAGACACCCTTTGGGTTACCCGTGGTAATAGCGTCTATTTATGTAAACTAAACTCCCTGGGTTTGGAACATTTTGCCACCCTACCATATAATGCTGATGGCATTGCTGTTTGGGATGCCACTGTTTATATTAGCTGTCAGAGAATGGGTTATATCCTGATTTTTGACAGAGACACACGTAAAGAAATTACCCGATTCTACGCCCCTGGAGTAGGTAAACAAAATTTAGCAGTCAGTCAGGAAACCCTTTGGATATGCGATCGCACGGAACAAACTGTCTACTCAATGGATCGGGCTACTGGAGAAGTTCGTTTTAGTGTCCTTACTCCCTTTGCATCCCCAACTGGTATTGCCATATACCATCAAGACCATACAGATAAAGATATTTTATACGTCTCCTATTCTTTGGAGGAGCCTTACATTCGTGACAACCCTAATGCTGATCCTAATCACGAATTAACCTATCGGGACGTAACCTTTATTCATCCATTGCACTATCATTATGATTCAGATAAACGCTATGGACTATCTAATGGTTATTTGGTGGAAATGTCCTATGTTGAAGAAATTGCTCCCCTAGAAGAAGTTTACTTAACCGATATTGAATGGCGTATTGCACTCCCATCGGAAACTGAAAGGCAAAAAGTCAAACAGGTAGAGCCCATTGGTCTACCCTTCACCGAAGAGGTAATTTCCGGACAAAGGATTGCAGTGTTCAAATTTGATACCCTTGTTCCCGGCGAAAGGCATATATTTGGTTGGAAGGCACTATTGGAAGTACGAGGTATTAAGTATCGTATTACTCCCAAAGATACGGAAGAAATACCAGAACCGACCTTGGAATTACAAACACGCTATTTAGTAGATGACGACGATTTAGCGATGAATACGGTCATCGTGCGGCGTGCTGCTCATGAAGCTGTGGGTTCAGAAACCAACCTACTGCGCAAAATGTATAGCATTCGTAACTACGTTTATGATGAGCTATCATACGGAATTAAGCCCCATATAGACACACCCGATATAGTGCTAGATCGAGGAGTTGGTTCCTGTGGAGAATACGTAGGTGTATTACTAGCTTTATGTCGTTTAAATGGCATTCCCTGTCGCACAGTGGGTAGATATAAATGTCCACCCTACCCAGAATTAAAAGGCGTTCCCCTGCAACCGGACTTTAATCACGTGTGGTTAGAGTTTTACATTCCCAATTTTGGTTGGTTACCCATGGAATCCAATCCAGACGACATTGGAGATTATGGTCCCTACCCCACCAGATTTTTCATGGGTTTATGTTGGTACCATATTGAAATTGGTAAAGGGGTTTCCTTTGAAACCATAAGCAGCAATGGTCAAAGATTAACCAAGGAAGAGTTATCCATTGGTGAATTAGCCATTAACCACATTCGGTTTACCATCCTCAAGGAATTACCACCCATAGAATTCTCAGAGCATAAAGACCAGGAAGAAAATGTCAGTCCCAATGGAATGGTTTGA
- a CDS encoding cation-translocating P-type ATPase encodes MSAHSLPEDAAVWHSLEIDKALELLDSNADDGLTPSQVEERLLKYGSNELEEHGGRSPWQILLDQFTNIMLLMLIGVAFISGFLDFLSLQQGTLKLGEVPFKDTIAIMAIVILNGVLGYVQESRAEKALAALKKLSSPSVRVLRNGKLADIAGKDLVPGDVMLLEAGVQVAADGRLLEQSNLQIRESALTGEAEAVSKQAVLTLPKDAALGDRLNLVFQGTEVVQGRAKVVVTNTGMTTELGKIAAMLQSVDSEPTPLQQRMTQLGNVLVTGSLVLVGIVVLTGIIQARGFSNIQELLEVSLSMAVAVVPEGLPAVITVTLALGTQRMVRHHALIRKLPAVETLGSVTTICSDKTGTLTQNKMVVQSVYTNQKGFRVTGEGYAPVGDFQLKGQNIDLEDHPEISGLLVACAVCNDSVLQKEAGEWAILGDPTEGALMTLAGKASIERDQWNSKLPRVSEFPFSSERKRMSVISQIQEVATGNPGISGVDPIIAGFVSSEPYLMFTKGSPELTLARCNQIYLGNGSFPIEEEQRSQILIANDQMASQGLRVLGLAYKPLKEIPPEASEDTSENELVWLGLVGMLDAPRPEVRAAVAECRQAGIRPIMITGDHQLTARAIAVDLGIADKDARVVTGQDLQRMSDQEIEDQVDLVSIYARVSPEHKLRIVQALQRRGRFVAMTGDGVNDAPALKQADIGIAMGITGTDVSKEASDMVLLDDNFATIVAATKEGRVVYTNIRRFIKYILGSNIGEVLTIAAAPILGLGGVPLTPLQILWMNLVTDGLPALALAVEPPEPDVMQRPPFSPRESIFARGLGSYMVRIGIVFAIITIILMEWAYFHVKSATGDGLSPERWKTMVFTSLCIAQMGHAIAIRSNNQLTIEMNPLSNIFVLGAVIATTILQLLLIYVPPLRDFFGTHYLPLDELFICIGFSALMFVWVECEKIFFRVMGKKNV; translated from the coding sequence ATGTCTGCCCATTCTTTGCCTGAAGATGCCGCAGTTTGGCATAGTTTAGAGATAGATAAAGCTTTAGAGCTGCTTGATAGTAATGCTGATGATGGCTTAACACCATCCCAAGTTGAAGAACGTTTACTCAAGTATGGTTCTAATGAACTGGAAGAACACGGTGGACGTAGTCCCTGGCAAATTCTCCTCGACCAGTTCACTAACATCATGTTGTTGATGCTGATTGGTGTGGCCTTCATTTCTGGTTTTTTGGACTTTTTGTCCCTACAACAGGGGACCTTAAAGTTAGGGGAAGTTCCTTTTAAAGATACAATTGCAATTATGGCAATTGTGATTCTTAATGGTGTACTTGGATATGTCCAAGAAAGCCGAGCAGAAAAAGCTTTAGCAGCTTTGAAAAAGCTATCATCTCCCTCAGTGCGTGTACTTCGCAATGGCAAATTAGCGGATATAGCAGGGAAAGACCTTGTACCCGGTGATGTGATGTTGCTGGAAGCAGGAGTGCAGGTAGCTGCTGATGGACGTTTACTGGAACAGTCAAACCTGCAAATCAGAGAGTCCGCCCTGACCGGTGAAGCTGAAGCAGTAAGTAAACAAGCTGTACTTACCTTGCCTAAAGATGCTGCATTGGGCGATCGCCTAAATTTAGTTTTTCAAGGAACAGAGGTAGTTCAAGGTCGTGCCAAGGTTGTGGTCACTAATACTGGGATGACAACAGAGCTGGGAAAAATAGCTGCTATGCTCCAATCGGTGGATAGTGAACCTACCCCTTTACAGCAGCGCATGACCCAATTGGGTAATGTGTTAGTCACCGGTTCTTTAGTATTAGTAGGGATTGTTGTCCTAACTGGCATCATCCAAGCGCGTGGTTTTAGTAACATACAAGAACTGCTGGAAGTATCCCTCAGCATGGCAGTAGCAGTAGTCCCAGAAGGTTTACCTGCGGTAATTACCGTAACTCTGGCTTTGGGGACTCAACGCATGGTCCGTCATCATGCTTTAATTCGCAAACTCCCAGCAGTGGAAACCTTAGGATCGGTAACCACTATCTGTTCCGATAAAACCGGGACTTTAACTCAAAACAAAATGGTGGTGCAGTCCGTTTACACTAATCAAAAAGGTTTTAGAGTTACAGGGGAAGGTTATGCTCCCGTGGGTGATTTTCAATTAAAAGGGCAGAATATTGATTTAGAAGACCATCCAGAAATATCTGGTTTATTAGTGGCCTGTGCTGTATGTAATGACTCCGTACTACAAAAGGAAGCTGGAGAATGGGCAATTTTGGGAGACCCCACTGAAGGAGCTTTAATGACCTTGGCGGGGAAAGCTAGTATTGAAAGAGATCAGTGGAATAGCAAATTACCCCGGGTGTCTGAGTTTCCCTTTTCTTCTGAACGCAAACGCATGAGCGTGATCTCCCAAATACAGGAAGTGGCCACTGGTAATCCTGGCATTAGTGGTGTTGACCCCATAATAGCTGGATTTGTCAGTTCAGAACCCTATTTAATGTTCACTAAAGGTTCCCCAGAATTAACTTTGGCTCGCTGTAATCAAATTTACTTGGGTAATGGCAGTTTTCCCATAGAAGAGGAGCAACGTAGTCAAATTCTGATTGCCAATGATCAAATGGCTTCCCAGGGTTTACGAGTTCTGGGTTTGGCCTATAAACCTTTGAAGGAAATCCCACCAGAAGCATCCGAGGATACCTCAGAAAATGAGTTGGTGTGGTTAGGTTTAGTGGGTATGTTGGATGCACCCCGCCCAGAAGTACGTGCAGCTGTCGCAGAATGTCGTCAAGCTGGAATTCGCCCCATTATGATTACTGGTGACCATCAGTTAACTGCACGGGCGATCGCTGTGGATCTGGGTATTGCTGATAAGGATGCTAGGGTGGTTACCGGTCAAGATTTACAACGGATGAGTGACCAGGAAATAGAAGACCAGGTAGATTTAGTCAGCATTTACGCTAGAGTTTCTCCCGAACATAAATTGCGAATTGTTCAAGCATTGCAAAGACGCGGTAGATTTGTGGCCATGACAGGTGATGGGGTTAATGACGCTCCTGCTCTTAAACAAGCTGATATTGGTATTGCGATGGGCATTACTGGTACAGATGTGAGCAAGGAAGCTAGCGATATGGTGTTGTTGGATGACAACTTTGCTACCATAGTAGCAGCTACTAAAGAAGGTAGAGTGGTTTATACGAATATTAGAAGGTTTATTAAGTACATTTTGGGCAGTAATATCGGTGAGGTTCTCACCATTGCAGCAGCACCAATTTTGGGTTTGGGAGGTGTTCCCCTCACCCCTTTACAAATTCTGTGGATGAACCTGGTAACTGATGGTCTACCAGCTTTGGCTTTAGCTGTGGAACCCCCGGAACCGGATGTGATGCAGCGCCCCCCCTTTAGTCCCCGGGAAAGTATTTTTGCCAGAGGACTGGGATCTTACATGGTTCGCATTGGCATTGTATTTGCCATCATCACTATTATCCTGATGGAATGGGCTTATTTCCATGTTAAGTCCGCAACGGGAGATGGTCTGAGTCCTGAACGCTGGAAAACTATGGTTTTTACCTCTTTGTGTATCGCCCAAATGGGCCATGCGATCGCCATTCGTTCTAATAACCAACTGACAATTGAAATGAATCCCCTATCCAATATATTTGTGTTAGGAGCAGTAATTGCAACAACTATTTTACAGTTGTTATTAATCTATGTTCCACCTCTGAGGGATTTCTTTGGTACCCATTATTTACCTTTAGATGAACTATTTATCTGTATAGGGTTTAGTGCCTTAATGTTTGTTTGGGTTGAGTGCGAAAAAATATTCTTCCGGGTTATGGGTAAGAAGAATGTTTAA
- the recF gene encoding DNA replication/repair protein RecF (All proteins in this family for which functions are known are DNA-binding proteins that assist the filamentation of RecA onto DNA for the initiation of recombination or recombinational repair.), which produces MYLQSLELRHFRNYQEQKVEFTAPKTILVGNNAQGKSNLLESVELLATLRSHRLGKDRDFIQEGAEIAQVSAILERITGVNDLTLHLRRNGRRSVAINGEKVRRQMDFLGILNAVEFSSLDLELVRGSPAIRRTWLDTLLVQLEPVYAHILHQYNQVLRQRNAFLKTSQQTGIKNHDSELAIWDAQLVTTGTKVMRRRNRAIQRLAPIATDWHSSISGKTEKLQINYMPNVPIPIDEELPHFFLDRVQQHSPIELHRGTTLVGPHRDEIELIVNGTPARQYASQGQQRTLVLALKLAELQLIEEVVNDTPLLLLDDVLAELDLSRQNQLLDAIQDRFQTLITTTHLGAFDAQWLNSSQILFVKSGTISK; this is translated from the coding sequence ATGTATTTACAATCTTTAGAGCTGCGACATTTTCGCAATTATCAGGAACAAAAAGTTGAGTTTACAGCACCGAAAACCATCTTAGTTGGTAATAATGCCCAGGGAAAATCTAATTTATTGGAGTCAGTGGAGTTATTGGCCACATTAAGATCCCATCGTTTGGGTAAGGATCGTGATTTTATTCAGGAGGGTGCAGAAATAGCACAAGTCAGTGCGATATTAGAAAGAATAACGGGAGTCAATGATTTAACCTTACATTTGCGTCGAAATGGTCGTCGCAGCGTGGCTATAAATGGAGAGAAAGTTCGCAGACAAATGGATTTTCTGGGTATTTTAAATGCCGTAGAATTTTCTAGTTTAGACTTAGAATTAGTGAGGGGTAGTCCCGCCATTCGTCGGACTTGGTTAGACACTCTCTTAGTGCAGTTGGAACCCGTATATGCCCATATCTTGCATCAATATAACCAGGTCCTGCGTCAACGTAATGCATTTTTAAAAACCAGTCAACAGACGGGAATCAAAAATCATGATTCTGAATTAGCAATTTGGGACGCCCAGTTAGTCACTACGGGAACAAAAGTTATGAGAAGGCGAAATAGGGCAATTCAGAGACTAGCACCCATTGCGACAGATTGGCATTCGAGTATTAGCGGTAAAACGGAAAAACTACAAATCAACTATATGCCCAATGTACCAATACCAATAGATGAAGAATTACCACATTTTTTTTTGGACAGAGTGCAACAGCATTCTCCTATAGAATTACATCGGGGTACAACTTTAGTTGGACCTCACCGAGATGAAATAGAATTAATAGTTAATGGAACTCCCGCTCGTCAATATGCTTCCCAAGGTCAGCAGCGTACATTGGTTTTAGCGTTAAAATTGGCGGAACTACAGTTAATTGAAGAAGTGGTTAATGATACTCCTTTACTATTATTGGATGATGTGTTGGCAGAATTAGATCTTTCGCGCCAAAATCAATTATTGGATGCTATTCAAGATCGGTTTCAGACTTTAATTACGACCACTCATTTGGGAGCATTTGATGCCCAATGGCTAAATTCTTCACAAATTCTCTTTGTCAAATCCGGAACAATTTCTAAATAA
- a CDS encoding VOC family protein, whose translation MEIIQSLHTTILVTDLEKSEQFYGTILGLAKIERPLKYPGVWYQIGHHQIHLILAPSVPTQNQNHKWSLNPHIAFSVLDLTTAQLELQNQNVTFQTSSSGRRAIFIQDPDGNIVELAQAG comes from the coding sequence ATGGAAATCATTCAAAGTCTCCACACCACCATACTGGTCACTGACTTAGAAAAGTCAGAACAATTTTATGGCACTATATTAGGACTGGCTAAAATTGAACGCCCCCTGAAATATCCAGGTGTATGGTATCAAATTGGTCACCATCAAATACATTTAATTCTTGCTCCATCTGTTCCTACTCAAAACCAAAATCACAAATGGAGTCTGAATCCCCATATAGCTTTCTCTGTTCTAGATTTGACCACAGCACAGCTAGAACTACAAAACCAGAATGTGACCTTTCAAACCAGCTCATCTGGTCGTCGCGCCATTTTTATCCAAGATCCAGATGGTAATATTGTTGAGCTGGCCCAAGCAGGATAA
- the purH gene encoding bifunctional phosphoribosylaminoimidazolecarboxamide formyltransferase/IMP cyclohydrolase yields MARLALISVSNKTGIIDLARTLVEEFQFDIVSSGGTAKTLKEAGIPVTKVSDYTGSPEILGGRVKTLHPRVHGGILAQRDIPQDMMDLENNQIHPIDLVVVNLYPFEETIAHSDTTLTQAVEQIDIGGPAMLRAASKNFAHVTVLCNPEQYGSYLQQLRENASVSWEFRQKCALQGFSHTASYDHAIATYLSERENPSLSENDLTENYSIAGKRIQTLRYGENPHQPATWYGTGSKPTGWTSAIKLQGKELSYNNLVDLEAARQIIAEFTDLPAATIIKHNNPCGTAEADTIFTAYQNAYNADSVSAFGGIVALNRPIDTPTALELTKTFLECVVAPDCDQEAQGILNKKGNVRVLILPDLWSGPKETVKAIAGGLLVQTADDTIADSAKWQVVTKVKPTPEELAELLFAWKVCKHVKSNAIVISKQRTTLGVGAGQMNRVGSTKIALEQAGAGTKGAVLASDGFFPFDDTVRTAAAAGITAIVQPGGSLRDQDSIKAADELGLSMVMTGVRHFLH; encoded by the coding sequence ATGGCCCGTCTGGCATTAATAAGTGTATCTAATAAAACAGGTATAATTGACTTGGCCCGTACCTTAGTAGAGGAATTTCAGTTTGATATTGTTAGTAGTGGAGGAACAGCTAAAACCCTGAAGGAAGCTGGAATACCTGTCACTAAAGTGTCTGATTACACTGGATCTCCTGAAATATTAGGGGGACGAGTTAAAACTCTTCATCCTCGTGTCCATGGTGGTATTTTGGCACAACGTGACATTCCTCAAGATATGATGGATCTGGAAAACAATCAAATTCATCCTATTGATCTGGTTGTTGTCAATCTATATCCCTTTGAAGAAACTATTGCCCACTCTGATACCACCCTAACCCAAGCAGTAGAACAAATTGATATTGGGGGCCCAGCAATGTTGCGCGCTGCATCAAAGAACTTTGCCCATGTAACGGTATTATGTAATCCTGAACAATATGGTAGTTATTTGCAGCAATTACGCGAAAATGCCTCTGTCTCTTGGGAATTTCGCCAAAAATGCGCCTTGCAGGGATTCTCGCACACAGCTAGTTATGATCATGCGATCGCAACTTATCTCTCAGAGAGAGAAAATCCCAGTTTATCTGAAAATGACCTGACAGAAAACTACAGTATTGCGGGTAAGCGAATTCAAACCCTACGTTATGGTGAAAATCCTCATCAACCTGCAACCTGGTATGGGACAGGTAGTAAGCCAACTGGTTGGACTTCAGCAATAAAGTTGCAAGGTAAGGAACTTAGCTATAATAATTTAGTAGATTTAGAAGCTGCTAGACAAATTATTGCTGAATTTACAGATCTGCCAGCAGCGACAATTATTAAACATAATAATCCCTGTGGAACTGCTGAAGCTGATACTATTTTTACTGCTTATCAAAATGCCTACAATGCTGATAGTGTATCGGCTTTTGGTGGAATTGTCGCCCTCAATCGCCCTATTGATACTCCAACTGCATTGGAACTAACTAAGACATTTCTAGAATGCGTAGTTGCTCCCGATTGTGATCAAGAAGCACAAGGGATTTTAAATAAAAAGGGTAATGTGCGAGTCTTAATTTTACCAGACCTATGGAGTGGACCAAAGGAAACAGTCAAAGCAATAGCAGGTGGTCTTCTAGTACAAACTGCTGATGATACAATTGCTGATAGTGCTAAATGGCAGGTTGTCACTAAAGTTAAACCTACTCCAGAAGAATTGGCAGAATTACTATTCGCTTGGAAAGTTTGCAAGCATGTCAAATCTAATGCTATTGTAATCAGTAAACAGAGAACCACTCTAGGTGTGGGTGCAGGCCAAATGAATCGGGTTGGTTCAACCAAAATAGCTCTAGAACAAGCGGGAGCAGGAACTAAAGGTGCTGTTTTAGCCAGTGATGGTTTTTTCCCCTTCGACGATACAGTGAGAACAGCTGCTGCTGCTGGTATTACTGCTATTGTGCAACCAGGAGGAAGTTTACGAGATCAAGATTCCATCAAAGCTGCTGACGAGCTTGGTTTATCAATGGTGATGACTGGTGTGAGGCATTTTTTGCATTAG